From Staphylococcus delphini, one genomic window encodes:
- a CDS encoding transcriptional regulator, SarA/Rot family: protein MEKYQIKNMKELMTISFTTKGIYTEIKKKYSLTYEELFILTFILEHQQETYNVKDIIRASKFKPYYITKAMQKLKDFGFLTKKRNEQDERTVIIEVSKEQYEKIASLFNEIETLL from the coding sequence ATGGAAAAGTATCAAATCAAAAATATGAAAGAGTTAATGACGATCAGCTTCACGACAAAAGGGATTTACACAGAAATTAAGAAAAAGTATAGCTTAACTTACGAAGAACTGTTCATTTTAACGTTTATTTTGGAACATCAACAAGAAACATATAACGTGAAAGATATTATTAGAGCTTCTAAGTTTAAGCCATATTACATTACGAAAGCGATGCAAAAGCTTAAAGACTTTGGTTTCTTAACTAAAAAGCGTAATGAACAAGATGAAAGAACAGTCATTATTGAAGTTTCAAAAGAGCAATACGAAAAAATTGCGAGCTTATTTAACGAAATCGAAACGTTACTTTAA
- a CDS encoding biotin transporter BioY has translation MNTKFLVYTALMTAIIAVMGFIPAIPLPFIPVPIVLQNVGIFLAGILLGRRYGTLSVIVFLLLVLMGAPLLSGGRGGYGVFVGPSVGFLIMYPIAAFLIGWMRDKYFETLDFKRTFAIIVIFGVVLLDLVGAIVMGFVIHMPLSKAIYLSLTFLPGDLVKAAIASLIAVALFNNPVMSRIMQQLAK, from the coding sequence TTGAACACGAAATTTTTAGTTTATACAGCATTAATGACTGCCATTATCGCGGTCATGGGTTTTATTCCAGCTATTCCCTTGCCGTTTATCCCAGTACCGATTGTGCTTCAAAACGTCGGGATCTTTTTGGCAGGTATTTTGTTAGGACGTCGCTATGGCACATTAAGCGTCATTGTATTTTTATTACTCGTATTGATGGGTGCACCATTACTTTCAGGCGGACGTGGTGGCTACGGGGTCTTCGTCGGACCGAGTGTCGGCTTTTTAATCATGTATCCCATCGCCGCATTTTTGATCGGTTGGATGCGCGACAAATATTTTGAAACATTAGATTTTAAACGTACTTTTGCGATTATCGTTATCTTCGGGGTGGTGTTACTAGACTTAGTCGGTGCCATCGTGATGGGCTTTGTGATTCATATGCCATTGTCTAAAGCGATTTATTTATCATTAACATTTTTACCGGGTGACTTAGTTAAGGCAGCTATTGCATCACTTATTGCGGTCGCACTATTTAACAATCCTGTGATGTCGAGAATCATGCAACAATTAGCAAAATAA
- a CDS encoding sodium:solute symporter: MGTIGFGFWNWIALILYLLIMLGVGAYFTKRAGKDTDSFFKASGRLPSWVVGFSIYATTLSAITFMSTPEKAFLTDWSYIAGNIAIVAIIPLLIHFYIPFFKKLKITSAYEYLEARFNPAVRVIGSALFILFHLGRVAIVIYLPTLAITAVSDINPYLVASLVGVLCIIYTFLGGFEGVVWSDFIQGVILLGGALVIIITGIVHIDGGFGTVLNEAVSNHKLISADNWKMNAAAAAIPIIFLGSIFNNLQQYTASQDVVQRYQASESLKETSHSIWTNGVLALISAPLFYGMGTVLYVFYATHTALPKDFNTSSIVPYFILTEMPPFVAGLMIAAIFAAAQSTISSSLNSIAACFSVDIKQRFFGSKTDATEVRIARVTTVVTGLIGMLISLYLIAADSNDVWDLFLLITGLFGVPIAGIFAVGIFTKRTHGVGVIVGILVAVIVSYFLQGQGIGGAGSPFYISIIAFMTAFIVAYIASLIIPTPKKDISGLTLFDKHGAITYVRKTK, encoded by the coding sequence ATGGGAACAATTGGCTTTGGTTTTTGGAACTGGATTGCTTTAATACTATATTTATTGATTATGTTAGGTGTGGGCGCGTATTTTACGAAACGTGCAGGGAAAGATACCGATAGTTTCTTTAAAGCAAGTGGCCGTCTACCGTCATGGGTCGTTGGATTTTCTATTTATGCGACAACTTTAAGTGCGATTACGTTTATGTCAACACCGGAAAAAGCTTTTTTAACAGACTGGTCTTACATAGCTGGTAACATCGCAATCGTTGCTATTATTCCGTTGCTCATTCATTTTTATATTCCATTCTTTAAAAAGCTTAAAATCACTTCCGCTTATGAATATTTAGAAGCGCGTTTTAACCCTGCAGTACGTGTCATAGGTTCTGCCCTATTTATCTTATTTCATTTAGGTCGTGTGGCCATTGTGATTTATTTACCGACACTCGCAATCACAGCCGTTTCTGACATTAATCCTTATTTAGTGGCAAGTCTTGTCGGGGTTTTGTGTATTATTTATACATTTCTCGGTGGTTTTGAAGGGGTCGTATGGAGTGACTTTATTCAAGGTGTGATTTTATTAGGAGGCGCACTTGTTATTATTATTACAGGAATTGTGCATATCGACGGCGGATTTGGCACAGTTTTGAACGAAGCAGTGAGCAACCATAAACTCATCAGCGCAGACAACTGGAAAATGAACGCCGCCGCTGCAGCCATCCCCATCATTTTCCTCGGTAGTATTTTTAATAACTTGCAACAATATACAGCAAGTCAAGATGTCGTTCAACGTTATCAAGCATCTGAATCTTTAAAAGAAACGTCACATTCGATTTGGACAAATGGGGTGTTGGCACTTATTTCAGCACCACTTTTTTACGGTATGGGAACTGTGCTGTATGTTTTTTATGCCACACATACAGCATTACCGAAAGATTTTAATACATCATCTATCGTCCCTTATTTTATCTTAACTGAAATGCCACCATTCGTTGCGGGGCTAATGATCGCAGCAATTTTCGCGGCTGCACAGTCAACGATTTCATCAAGCCTAAACTCGATTGCAGCCTGTTTCTCAGTAGATATTAAACAACGCTTCTTTGGAAGTAAAACCGATGCAACTGAAGTACGTATTGCGCGTGTAACGACTGTTGTTACAGGACTCATTGGGATGCTCATTTCATTATATTTAATCGCAGCGGACTCTAATGACGTATGGGATCTTTTCTTATTAATTACAGGGCTATTCGGGGTACCAATTGCAGGTATCTTTGCGGTCGGTATTTTTACCAAACGTACACATGGTGTTGGTGTCATTGTCGGTATATTAGTCGCAGTGATCGTCAGTTATTTCTTACAAGGGCAAGGCATTGGCGGTGCAGGCTCACCCTTCTACATCTCAATTATCGCCTTTATGACAGCGTTTATCGTGGCATATATCGCCAGTCTCATTATCCCAACACCGAAAAAAGATATTTCTGGACTGACACTTTTTGATAAACACGGTGCGATCACATACGTGCGTAAAACAAAATAA
- a CDS encoding DoxX family protein: MILRYVTNLKVAKHLYDAAQPKLKGDQGMKDAFEMFKLPESMVKVIGVTEAVAAGLFAISIFDKRLSQVASVLTLGVLAGAIYKHIEAGQGKEGAQHAIDVASLAGLSLVDNLVNKK; the protein is encoded by the coding sequence ATGATTTTACGTTACGTTACAAACTTAAAGGTTGCAAAACACTTATACGATGCAGCTCAACCAAAATTGAAAGGTGACCAAGGTATGAAGGACGCTTTTGAAATGTTCAAATTACCTGAAAGCATGGTTAAAGTCATTGGTGTTACTGAAGCTGTAGCTGCTGGTCTTTTCGCTATTAGTATTTTTGACAAACGTTTATCACAAGTTGCTTCAGTGTTAACTCTTGGTGTATTAGCAGGTGCAATTTACAAACACATTGAAGCTGGTCAAGGTAAAGAAGGTGCACAACACGCAATCGACGTGGCATCTTTAGCTGGCTTAAGCTTAGTTGACAACTTAGTTAACAAAAAATAA
- a CDS encoding YbaN family protein, with amino-acid sequence MRYLLLGIGGIFTLLGFAGAVLPLLPTTPFLLVAVLCFAKSSDRFHDWLIQTKVYQAYVEDFRKYRGYTMKKKIQLLISLYIVVGFSIWMVDVTMVRLGLLVMVVLQTVVLFTWVKTLPKSYDMR; translated from the coding sequence ATGCGATATCTTTTACTGGGCATAGGGGGTATCTTTACATTATTAGGTTTTGCAGGCGCCGTTTTACCATTATTGCCTACAACGCCTTTTTTACTTGTCGCTGTACTCTGTTTTGCGAAGAGTTCCGATCGTTTTCATGATTGGCTCATACAAACAAAAGTGTATCAAGCCTACGTTGAAGATTTTCGTAAATATCGTGGCTATACGATGAAAAAGAAAATACAATTATTAATCAGTTTATACATTGTAGTGGGATTCTCGATTTGGATGGTGGATGTGACAATGGTTCGCCTAGGATTATTGGTTATGGTTGTATTACAAACGGTAGTCTTATTTACATGGGTAAAGACGTTACCGAAAAGTTACGATATGCGATAA
- a CDS encoding acyl-CoA dehydrogenase family protein codes for MKSVLIQSAVQKEWVAKLEAHREELTKYAQSNDRAHRFPHENIQWLVDEGYTQLTLPESYGGRGATLEDMVVLQSVLGSIDGPTALSIGWHIALVGEVFERRIWDEVILDDFAEAVKKGALANRAVSEAETGSPTRGGRPQTYARFENNHYILNGVKTFTSMSPVLTHIIVAAYIPEKEQVGFFMVEKGTPGLEIADNWNMVGMRATESHDVILNDVQVQPDQLIEIRGEGPPYQNGWLLHLPATYLGIAQAARDYAVDFGLNYSPNSIEGTIADLPVVQQNIGQMETKLITARHLLWSTARAYQTMTPQDVVAAETAASKVVVMNEGLDVIDLAMRIVGAKSLEMERPLQRYFRDMRAGLHNPPMQDMAYTKIAQQALTERRSDV; via the coding sequence ATGAAATCTGTGTTAATCCAGTCTGCTGTACAGAAAGAATGGGTCGCAAAGCTTGAAGCGCATCGTGAAGAATTAACAAAATATGCACAAAGTAATGATCGAGCGCATCGTTTTCCTCATGAGAATATTCAATGGTTAGTTGACGAGGGGTATACGCAATTGACATTACCTGAATCGTATGGCGGACGCGGGGCTACCTTAGAAGATATGGTCGTCCTTCAGTCAGTGCTTGGCTCGATTGATGGACCTACTGCACTTTCAATTGGTTGGCACATTGCATTGGTAGGGGAAGTGTTTGAACGCCGCATTTGGGATGAAGTGATTTTAGATGATTTTGCTGAAGCAGTGAAAAAAGGTGCACTGGCAAATAGAGCGGTAAGTGAAGCGGAAACAGGTAGTCCTACAAGAGGTGGTCGACCTCAAACGTACGCGCGCTTTGAAAATAACCATTATATTTTAAATGGTGTTAAAACATTTACATCGATGAGTCCTGTCTTAACACATATCATCGTGGCAGCCTACATCCCTGAAAAAGAACAAGTAGGCTTTTTTATGGTCGAGAAAGGTACGCCAGGTCTAGAAATTGCGGATAATTGGAATATGGTCGGCATGCGTGCTACAGAAAGTCATGATGTGATACTGAATGATGTGCAAGTTCAACCAGACCAACTTATCGAAATCAGAGGAGAAGGACCCCCTTATCAAAATGGCTGGTTATTACACCTCCCCGCAACTTATTTAGGTATTGCCCAAGCAGCGCGTGATTATGCAGTTGATTTTGGATTAAATTATAGTCCGAATAGCATTGAAGGGACGATTGCAGACTTACCTGTTGTGCAACAAAATATCGGTCAAATGGAAACGAAACTCATCACAGCAAGACATTTACTTTGGAGTACTGCACGTGCTTATCAAACGATGACACCGCAAGATGTTGTTGCTGCAGAAACCGCTGCAAGTAAAGTCGTCGTGATGAATGAAGGCTTGGACGTGATTGATTTGGCGATGCGTATCGTCGGTGCGAAAAGTTTAGAAATGGAGCGCCCATTGCAACGATACTTTCGAGATATGCGCGCAGGCCTGCATAACCCGCCGATGCAGGACATGGCGTATACTAAAATCGCTCAACAAGCATTGACTGAACGTCGAAGTGATGTATAG
- a CDS encoding GNAT family N-acetyltransferase encodes MEVQMSDIYSEGDIYSKANNVTIYMTPTTPLTYDNNKWVYHQMPDVSQFKEDMRRQQALHADHGVLTHLKFEFPENVKPNVDMMQYLRAEGFQVGNLELYMIEAADLRQLTGPSLEIEPVTIENMADYMHVYEPLSIQFGADYIKESAQALRTNLKKDTRARQPYIAYENAQPVGIMNVIETERTVELDGFAVAEVARGRGVGSRMQAFVGEIARERPVILVADAEDTAKEMYMKQGYTFISFQYSALKELTVSVPY; translated from the coding sequence ATGGAAGTTCAGATGAGTGACATTTATAGTGAAGGGGATATTTATTCTAAAGCTAACAACGTAACGATTTATATGACGCCAACGACACCTCTAACTTATGACAATAATAAGTGGGTCTATCATCAAATGCCGGATGTGTCTCAGTTTAAAGAAGATATGAGACGGCAACAAGCGCTTCATGCTGACCATGGTGTGTTGACACATCTCAAATTTGAATTTCCAGAAAACGTCAAACCGAACGTAGACATGATGCAATATTTACGTGCTGAAGGTTTTCAAGTCGGCAATCTGGAGCTGTATATGATTGAGGCAGCGGATTTACGTCAATTGACTGGCCCGAGCCTTGAGATAGAACCTGTAACCATCGAAAACATGGCAGATTATATGCACGTCTATGAGCCACTCTCCATTCAATTTGGCGCAGATTATATTAAAGAAAGTGCGCAGGCATTGCGAACGAATTTGAAAAAAGACACGCGTGCACGCCAACCTTATATCGCTTATGAAAATGCGCAACCTGTTGGCATTATGAATGTGATTGAAACGGAGCGAACGGTGGAACTGGATGGTTTTGCGGTAGCTGAAGTAGCACGTGGACGTGGCGTGGGTTCACGGATGCAGGCATTTGTGGGAGAGATCGCTCGTGAACGTCCAGTCATTTTAGTCGCTGATGCTGAAGATACAGCGAAAGAGATGTATATGAAACAAGGTTATACATTTATTAGTTTTCAGTACAGTGCCCTGAAGGAATTAACAGTTTCAGTACCGTATTGA
- a CDS encoding LLM class flavin-dependent oxidoreductase has product MKIELGLTSFAENTDMHTEEGVLPAISSAERIRNIVEEIQLADEVGLDVYGLGEHHRPDYAVSSPTTVLAAAATLTKNIKLSSAVTVLSSDDPIRVYQQFATIDALSDGRAEIMAGRGSFIESFPLFGYDLKNYEALYDEKLELLLKINRNTIVHWEGTLTPNIEGRGVYPRAVQKELPVWLATGGTPESSLKAGSLGLPITYAIIGGDPKRFRRNIAMYKAVAESNGYQGDQLQIATHSWGYVAETDEQAEREFRPSAEAHHNVIAKERGWPPFSDEHFQREVGPNGAMYVGSPETVAQKIIDTIEALGITRFMLHLPLGSMPHERTMHAIRLFGEKVKPIVDAHFENK; this is encoded by the coding sequence ATGAAAATTGAATTAGGATTGACATCTTTTGCAGAAAACACAGATATGCATACTGAAGAAGGTGTGTTGCCTGCGATTTCAAGTGCCGAACGGATTCGTAATATTGTTGAAGAAATTCAATTAGCAGATGAAGTGGGACTTGATGTATATGGGCTAGGGGAACATCACCGTCCGGATTATGCTGTATCTAGTCCAACAACTGTACTTGCGGCTGCAGCAACTTTAACGAAAAATATTAAATTGTCCTCTGCGGTAACCGTATTGTCTTCAGATGATCCGATACGTGTTTACCAACAATTTGCGACAATTGATGCGTTATCGGATGGTCGTGCAGAAATTATGGCTGGTCGCGGGTCATTCATTGAATCCTTTCCATTGTTTGGATATGACCTCAAAAATTATGAAGCCCTTTATGATGAAAAATTAGAGCTATTATTAAAAATTAATCGAAATACTATTGTACATTGGGAAGGCACACTCACACCTAATATTGAGGGACGAGGGGTTTATCCACGTGCAGTACAAAAAGAATTGCCAGTGTGGTTAGCAACAGGCGGCACACCTGAATCATCACTGAAAGCAGGATCTTTAGGTTTACCAATCACTTATGCGATAATAGGTGGGGACCCAAAACGATTTAGACGAAATATTGCAATGTATAAAGCGGTCGCTGAATCCAATGGTTATCAAGGTGATCAACTTCAAATCGCCACACACTCTTGGGGTTACGTTGCTGAAACAGATGAACAAGCAGAACGTGAATTCCGTCCAAGTGCAGAAGCACATCATAATGTCATCGCTAAGGAAAGAGGTTGGCCACCATTTTCTGATGAACATTTCCAAAGAGAGGTTGGCCCTAACGGTGCAATGTACGTGGGTAGTCCTGAAACAGTTGCACAAAAAATTATTGATACCATCGAAGCATTAGGTATTACACGATTTATGTTACACTTACCATTAGGTTCTATGCCACATGAAAGAACAATGCATGCAATTAGACTTTTTGGGGAAAAGGTAAAACCTATCGTCGATGCACATTTTGAAAACAAATAG
- a CDS encoding ROK family protein translates to MKKIAFDIGGTYIKSAIIDEHRQLQDYDKVRTPVNENNAIMNYVEARLQRYIQEHQLQAVAVGISTAGAVDRKARTIAYANPNILNYTGTNFADKLRAYVQELVVYNDVDAALLGELDEREAAYESAFCLTLGTGIGGSYYQRNVGLLTGIRHRPNQIGYLLYDPETKTQYEQRASTEALKQLLIRENYPHQNIQQLFEEAENGDATARRYIQQWAREVARGIAEIQIVYDPKVIIIGGGVSAQGDVLLRYILPELKQYLPEDYGHAKVEVAQLQNHAALLGAVAEL, encoded by the coding sequence ATGAAAAAAATAGCTTTTGACATTGGGGGAACTTATATTAAGTCAGCCATTATTGATGAACATCGACAATTGCAAGATTACGATAAAGTGCGGACTCCCGTAAATGAAAATAACGCCATTATGAATTATGTTGAGGCAAGGTTACAACGTTATATTCAAGAACATCAACTCCAAGCGGTCGCAGTAGGCATTTCAACAGCGGGAGCCGTAGATAGAAAGGCGCGTACGATTGCTTATGCTAATCCGAATATTTTGAATTATACAGGCACAAACTTTGCAGATAAACTCAGAGCGTATGTTCAAGAGCTGGTCGTTTATAACGATGTCGATGCAGCATTGTTAGGGGAGTTGGATGAAAGAGAAGCGGCTTATGAGAGTGCGTTTTGTTTAACATTAGGTACAGGCATTGGCGGTAGTTATTATCAACGCAATGTCGGACTATTAACGGGCATACGTCATCGTCCAAATCAAATTGGTTATTTATTATACGATCCAGAAACGAAGACACAATATGAACAGCGGGCCTCGACTGAAGCGTTAAAACAATTGTTAATAAGAGAAAACTATCCGCATCAAAATATTCAACAACTGTTTGAAGAAGCAGAAAATGGGGACGCTACAGCACGACGTTATATTCAGCAATGGGCGCGTGAAGTGGCACGAGGCATTGCGGAAATACAAATTGTTTATGATCCAAAAGTGATTATTATTGGTGGCGGAGTTTCTGCACAAGGTGACGTGTTGTTACGTTATATCTTGCCGGAGTTGAAACAGTATTTGCCTGAAGATTACGGTCATGCCAAAGTTGAAGTCGCACAATTACAAAATCATGCCGCATTACTCGGCGCAGTTGCTGAATTGTAA
- a CDS encoding ABC transporter substrate-binding protein, translated as MKRLLLPLLVCMLILAACGQNDHKSSEKETKAFNLKTAKGEEKIDIPKEPKRIVVMAPTYAGGLKYLDANIVGVSDQVDQSPVLAKQFKDVDKVGGEDVEKVASLKPDLIITYNTDKNTDKLKKIAPTIAFDYAKYNYLEQQEAMGDIVGKSDEVKKWKADWEKQTAQDGKDIKAHLGNDTSVTIFEDFDKKIYAYGKNWGRGSEVLYQAFGLQMPKALDDATKKEGWTEVPKEEVGKYAGDVIITAKAKDAAQPEFQKTAMWQNLEAVQNKHTFNVDSSVYWYNDPYTLDVIRKDLKKQLLALPAN; from the coding sequence ATGAAAAGGTTATTATTACCGTTATTGGTATGTATGTTAATTTTGGCAGCATGTGGCCAGAATGATCATAAAAGTAGTGAAAAGGAAACAAAAGCGTTCAATCTTAAAACAGCTAAAGGTGAGGAAAAAATCGATATTCCGAAAGAACCAAAACGCATTGTAGTGATGGCACCTACATATGCGGGTGGTTTAAAATATCTTGATGCAAACATTGTCGGTGTATCTGATCAAGTTGACCAAAGTCCAGTGTTGGCGAAACAATTTAAAGATGTGGATAAAGTAGGGGGAGAGGATGTAGAAAAGGTTGCGTCATTAAAGCCTGACCTCATCATTACATACAACACAGACAAGAACACAGATAAATTGAAAAAAATTGCGCCAACGATTGCTTTTGACTATGCGAAATACAATTATCTTGAACAACAAGAAGCAATGGGTGACATTGTCGGTAAGTCAGATGAAGTTAAAAAATGGAAAGCGGATTGGGAGAAACAAACCGCACAAGATGGTAAAGACATTAAAGCCCATCTTGGTAATGACACATCAGTAACGATTTTTGAAGACTTTGATAAGAAAATTTATGCTTATGGTAAAAACTGGGGACGCGGTAGTGAAGTGCTTTACCAAGCGTTCGGTTTACAAATGCCTAAAGCGTTAGATGATGCAACGAAAAAAGAAGGTTGGACAGAAGTACCGAAAGAAGAAGTGGGCAAATATGCTGGAGATGTGATCATTACAGCGAAAGCGAAAGATGCCGCTCAACCTGAATTCCAAAAAACAGCAATGTGGCAAAATTTAGAAGCGGTACAAAACAAACATACGTTCAATGTAGATTCAAGTGTGTATTGGTATAACGATCCATATACATTAGATGTCATTCGTAAGGATTTAAAGAAGCAACTTTTAGCGTTACCAGCGAATTAA
- a CDS encoding N-acetylneuraminate lyase: MHENLKGLYAALLVPFDENGQVKEQGLRAIIRNAIDEQQLDGLYVNGSSGENFLMNTEQKKEVFRITKDEAKDDIRLIAQVGSLDLNEAIELGQYATELGYDSLSAVTPFYYPFTFEEIRDYYFAIIEATQNNMIVYSIPGLTGVNISIQQFEELFQNDKVIGVKYTAPDFYLLERLRQAFPDKLIFSGFDEMLVQAAISGVDGAIGSTFNVNGRRIRQIFEHAQNGSVEEAYRIQHETNDIIETVIGMGLYPTLKAILAEKGIDTGVPKAPFHPFNEAHRDALKALISQYQL, translated from the coding sequence ATGCATGAAAATTTAAAAGGCTTATATGCGGCTTTACTCGTCCCATTTGATGAAAACGGACAAGTGAAAGAACAAGGTTTAAGAGCGATTATCCGTAACGCGATTGATGAACAACAGTTAGATGGTTTATATGTGAACGGCAGCTCAGGGGAAAACTTTTTAATGAATACCGAACAAAAAAAAGAAGTTTTCCGCATTACGAAAGATGAAGCAAAAGACGACATACGCTTAATTGCACAAGTCGGTTCATTAGATTTAAACGAAGCGATTGAATTGGGTCAATATGCGACAGAGCTCGGTTATGATTCATTATCAGCCGTTACACCGTTTTACTATCCGTTCACGTTTGAAGAAATTCGTGACTATTATTTCGCTATTATTGAAGCGACTCAAAACAATATGATCGTATACTCTATTCCTGGATTAACAGGTGTAAATATTTCAATTCAACAATTTGAAGAGCTTTTCCAAAACGACAAAGTCATCGGTGTTAAATATACAGCACCAGATTTTTATTTACTCGAACGTTTACGTCAAGCATTCCCAGATAAGTTAATTTTCTCTGGTTTTGATGAAATGCTCGTACAAGCTGCGATTTCAGGGGTTGATGGTGCAATCGGTTCGACGTTCAATGTCAATGGTCGTCGTATTCGTCAAATTTTTGAACATGCTCAAAATGGCTCAGTTGAAGAGGCTTACCGCATTCAACATGAAACGAATGATATTATCGAAACGGTAATCGGCATGGGCTTATATCCAACATTGAAAGCCATTTTAGCTGAAAAAGGAATTGATACAGGTGTGCCTAAAGCACCATTCCATCCGTTTAACGAAGCACATCGCGACGCATTGAAAGCATTGATCAGCCAATATCAACTTTAA
- a CDS encoding CHAP domain-containing protein produces MKKLIATTSIATAGVAALTLAHGHDAQAAEYNGGYNPQDPTSYSYSYTIDNQGNYHFTWEGNWSPERFNGGNASASYYTGYDATAGASYTQPTRTYSAPTQRYSAPSYTTQTTSTSSSYSSRDYTSSYTTTSTSTRSVSRGGSSANLYTVGQCTYYVFDRVGGTIGSTWGNASNWANAAAAAGYTVNNRPSAGAILQTAQGAFGHVAYVESVNANGSIVVSEMNYGFGPGVVTSRTISASQAASYNYIH; encoded by the coding sequence ATGAAAAAATTAATCGCTACAACTTCAATCGCTACAGCAGGTGTTGCTGCTTTAACATTAGCTCACGGTCATGATGCACAAGCAGCAGAATACAACGGTGGATATAACCCACAAGATCCAACATCTTATAGCTATTCTTACACAATCGACAATCAAGGTAACTACCACTTCACATGGGAAGGTAACTGGTCACCAGAACGCTTTAACGGTGGTAACGCATCAGCTTCTTACTACACTGGTTATGATGCAACAGCGGGTGCTTCATACACGCAACCAACACGTACTTACAGCGCACCAACACAACGCTATAGTGCTCCATCATATACAACACAAACAACAAGCACGTCTAGCTCATACAGTTCACGTGATTACACATCATCTTATACAACAACTTCAACGTCTACACGTTCAGTATCAAGAGGTGGATCAAGTGCGAACTTATACACTGTAGGTCAATGTACGTATTACGTATTTGATCGTGTAGGTGGTACAATCGGTTCAACTTGGGGTAACGCAAGCAACTGGGCAAACGCAGCAGCTGCAGCAGGTTACACTGTAAATAACCGCCCATCAGCAGGTGCGATTTTACAAACAGCTCAAGGTGCTTTTGGTCATGTCGCATACGTTGAAAGCGTAAACGCTAATGGTTCTATTGTCGTATCAGAAATGAACTACGGTTTCGGTCCTGGTGTTGTAACAAGTCGTACAATCTCAGCTAGCCAAGCAGCATCATACAACTACATTCACTAA
- a CDS encoding FadR/GntR family transcriptional regulator translates to MAEMLSRSGKSLKQTVVQKIKDYILAESLQVGDKLPTERKLAESYQVSRSVVREALSYLENTGVTESVQGRGTLVKAQDITPLIEGFLFSFQVSHGNLKDLMMLRLTFELAAIDIIERNQAPLTSIAETLVDDVQAFNVSVDRKFHESLLTAVDSSLFQQMSAVVQAYFYQTPIETSREENVRSMTEHRNIYEALKEGNFSLAKALLTQHLMRGAEFYEKNSF, encoded by the coding sequence ATGGCGGAAATGTTAAGTCGTTCTGGTAAAAGTTTAAAGCAAACAGTCGTACAAAAGATTAAGGATTATATTTTAGCAGAGTCATTACAGGTAGGGGATAAATTACCAACTGAACGCAAATTAGCTGAATCGTATCAAGTCAGTCGTTCTGTCGTTCGAGAGGCTTTAAGTTATCTCGAAAACACAGGGGTGACTGAGAGCGTACAAGGACGAGGCACATTAGTGAAAGCACAAGATATTACGCCACTGATTGAAGGGTTTTTATTTAGTTTTCAAGTCTCTCATGGTAATTTAAAAGATTTAATGATGTTACGGCTCACTTTCGAATTGGCAGCGATTGATATAATTGAACGTAACCAGGCACCCTTAACTTCAATAGCGGAGACACTGGTCGATGATGTGCAAGCGTTTAATGTATCTGTTGATCGAAAATTTCATGAAAGTTTACTTACTGCAGTGGATTCATCATTATTTCAACAGATGAGTGCTGTGGTGCAAGCGTATTTTTATCAAACGCCTATCGAAACATCGCGCGAAGAAAATGTGCGGAGTATGACAGAACATCGCAATATTTATGAAGCATTAAAGGAAGGAAATTTTTCATTGGCTAAAGCATTGTTAACGCAACATCTCATGAGAGGGGCAGAGTTTTATGAAAAAAATAGCTTTTGA